ATTTGACGAAATTCTCGAATGAGAAAGACTATCTTAGGCTAAAGAGGGTCCGTGGACGACACTTCACGTTTGATGCTTCCTTTCCGGAGTCTACTAACCAACAGGAAGTTTACTGCACAACGTGAGCGCTTAAACTATGATAATCTCTTCTATAATCCATTTCGTTATCTTTTCATAAGATTGCTGCGAGACAGCAAAATTAGTTTCAAGTATCCTTTTTCTTGTGTTTCGAAATGAACCACAATTAATTATCATGGTCGGAAACTGCTTGATTGCATTTCTTTTGGTGCTATTGATCGTCAGAAGCTTAAAGGCAGAGTAGCTGCTAATCATTCTTTTTTAACAGAGAAATTAGAGAATGACCTTTTTATGATGTTTTGTAATATTATTGTGTTTTATAATGAAAGAAATTTGTCCATTTCGAGCTTAAATACGGACTGTATTAAATTTCTGATGTACATTATAACAATCAATTTTCTTGTTCATATTCCTCCTGATATTCACTGATTTCCTCCAATTATAAAACACATCTGGTTCATCTTTGTCTTTCATGAAACATGACTTACACGAATGGTGCCTTGGAGTCCTTGTACTTCATGAACTTGTTGAACTTTAAGTAACattgttattgtttttaacAGGGAAAAAAACAAATGCATACAATTCCTGCTAAACATGgactttatttaattattgaattgtATCAATTTTCTTGTTCCTTTTACTGAATGGAAATCCTATACGTTTTTATTCAAATCTTTTCCGACTTTTATCTATCCGAAACACTCATTTCTTCTGTCAGATGGCATGAAACATATAGTCCGAGGGTACTTTTACTTTTCCTTGGTTGTTGAGAAACTTTGGAGTAATTAATGACCTCAATCTCCAATGGTAATCCTAGTGTAATACTGTTTGTTTATGgtatgtaaataattttttttagttgttcGACCAGAAGAACCGAAGAAATCATGCTAATTTGAAATGCTTTTTGGTAACTACAATGTAGCTCCAGTCTCCAGGGGGTGGTGATGTCTTCTTCCTCATTACGGCTTCATGTTAATGGTTCTTTGATCCTAGATTTATGCTTTGTACTCATCATTTATCTCCTGGAAGGATACCTACATTGAGTCATATGATTGTTTCATATTATAATTTCTGGTCTTGCATATTCCGTTTCCTTATAGGAATTTTATGGACAAAATGTTTTACcttaatatgattttatttttcagaacAGAAGAACTTGTTGAAGCTGTTTTGCAGGGAAGAAATGGCTCAGTCTTCTGTTATGGTGCCACAGGAGCAGGAAAAACTTATACAATGCTTGGTACGGTTGAGAATCCGGGGGTGATGGTCTTAGCTATTAAGGATCTCTTCAACAAAATAAGGCAAAGGAGTTTTGATGGACATCATGAAGTCAATCTATCTTACCTTGAGGTCTATAACGAAACTGTAAGAGATTTACTGTCCCCCGGAAGGCCTCTAGTTCTTAGAGAAGATAAGCaggtttgatttttgaaaatatgaaaatttactTCTTTATATTTGCCATCATATTTAATTCCTTCTCATGTTCATATTCTGGCTCTTTAGGACTCTCTGCTTCTAGATATTGGTCATTGTTTTACGAACAATGGAAAGAGTTTCAGAGATAAATTCTTGTTGGAGGTGTGAATCAGAGATAAATGAATCAAAGATAAAAGTATAGTGGACAAAAATACGTCATTATCCTTGAAtgtatataaaaatcatattactGTTAAATTTCTTTATTGACCAAATATTGTGCAAAACTTTTCAGGGTATTCTGGCAGCAGGTCTTACTCGATATAGGGCAATTTCCACAGATGAagtatttattttcttattcacTTGATTCGTTATTAACTAAAGGCTTCTCTTCACCAAAGTTCATGgaataaatattgaaattttcttcccaaaaaaaatatataggtaATGGCATTACTTCAGCAAGGGAACTTAAATCGTACAACAGAACCAACTCATGCAAATGAAACTTCTTCCAGATCACATGCAATTCTGCAGGTGATTCTTATCCTTACCTTTTGCAGAGTTTAATAACAAAAACTGCTTACTAATATTGCTTTAATATGCCATACAACTTCAGGTCAGTGTTGAATATCGAACAAAAGATGCTCTAAAGAATGTGGTCAACCGAATAGGAAAGCTTTCACTTATTGATCTAGCAGGTTCAGAGAGAGCTATCGCAACTGATCAGAGAACTCTTAGATCTCTCGAGGGTGCCAATATTAATAAATCACTTCTTGCCTTAAGCAGTTGCATTAATGCCCTGGTTGAGGGTAAAAAACACATCCCATATCGTAATTCGAAGCTCACTCAACTGTTAAAAGACTCCCTTGGTGGAGCTTGTAATACAGTGATGATTGCAAATATTGGTCCAAGTAGCTTTTCATTTGGGGAAACACAAAACACACTTCACTGGGCGGATCGAGCCAAAGAGATCCGTTTAAAGGTCAGCCTTCAAATATTAAGCTTCTTGcatgtgttttaaaaaaaagacaaggaaaataattaattaaacttttgttttttaagtaattttctCCAGGTATGAAGTAGTTGGTAGTTGGTAGTTGGAGAAGCTGCTTTAGCTTAATGATTTCAATTGTCCATTGTACAGCTTcttattctttctttttcttctcctcCGATTCTTTGATTTTTGTCCCTTTTCCCTCTGTCTTGATTCTTCACCAAATTTATGTCTACACAAACTTCTCCAGTGACCACCTAGCGCCAAGTAAAGCcacttttcaaaatatttacatAGTAAGTTTGTTATTTGGTTTCAGGCTTCTGAAGTAAATGAGGAAATGCAAATACCAGATTCAGAAACAGACCAAGCCAAGTTGTTACTCGAGTTACAGAAAGAAAACAGAGAATTACGATTGGAGTTGGCTCGTCAACAACAAAAGCTGCTAACCATCCAAGCACAAAACTTGGCCTTAAACTCCTCACCCACCCCTTCCACGGTCTCTTCTCTACTATCCCCGGCTCCATCCTCGTGTCAGCCAAACGAAAAACGAAAACCAAGGTCGTTTTTCTTGGAAAGAAACTGCTTCACACCTGAATCGAAGAAAAAAATAGGGACTGAATCTGTCAGAGACCTTTCGAAAACAGTAAAGGCGTTGGAGGCAGAAATAGAGAGGTTGAAGAAGGATCACACATTGCTGATAAAACAAAAGGATGGTTATATTAACGAGCTTTCACGGAAGGTTGAAGCATTAAGCCGAGTGGGTGGTGGCGAAGGGGTGGCAGGGGTTATCACCCGATCAAGATTGAAGGCGAAGGAACCAACTAAGGGCGACTCTAAATGCCCTTCTCATCGCTTTCTGTCTCCTGCCCCGACTGCCAAGAAAAGAACCTTTTGGGACATAACGGCAGCTAACAGTCCTTCTGTCGCTACATTAACTGGACGAAAGACTAGAAGCCATTTTCTTGCTGGTGCTGAAGCCCCTTCTATGCTTTTACAGGTACTCCATGATCAAGAATTTCATATCTCAAGTCATTGCTTTCTTTTTTTTCATCTTCAAATCTTGAATAGCTTTTAGGTGCTGCTAAactatgttttttgtttttctgcTGCCTCGTGTGATCCATGACGACTTTTTAGCCTGGTTTTTCTCGCCAAATTACCGAAATATTGCAGAGTTAGAGACGTCCCAAGAGCCAGTATCAATGATTTTCCCGAGCTGGATCGAATTGAaaatccgtctcataaaatcgATCAGAGAGCACCCATCACCCATGACAAGATTAGAAGTACATAACTACaccatttgaattattttcatCCATGTAAGAAAGAAGAACCAACAGTTTTTATTAGTTCCCAAGGCTACAAAACTAGGTagtttttatatcaaattgtcGTTATTGTAGATGCTAAAATCTTCTTATTTATGGTTTTCCTGAAATTTGTGGCAATAAAGTGTCATTGTATTGAGTGATTGCAAAGGaaagtttaaaagaaaaaaggaaaaaacttACTAGAGAATATTTTCTAATTAAAACACTCATTTATTACAGTGCtaaatacaaattaatttacctaacaaaaaaaaaatctttgatgatatacacaatatatataNNNNNNNNNNNNNNNNNATATATAGCGACTCATTTCTACACGAACACAAAATCATATTATGTACGTATATATAAAGGTCTACAACTATAATAAGTAATTTCCATCAAAATTGATAGTAAGATAAAAGATAAACAGACGtctgttttaaaataaataagaatgaTGCTAAAGGTACAACCAATATATCGTTACAGCGATATTTACAAccattatatcgcgagattttactgttatatcgcgagattttgtattacctatatagtgaaattttgacaaattgaatttttgcattCAATTTGTTATGTTGTACAAATTGATGTATAAATATGGTTGTAGATATAGCATCACTCAATAAATAAACAACGAAGTAAGAACAATTCCTATTTTGCAATATGGGATTGTACTAGAGCAGAGTCGaactttctttttcttcatttttttcttcttttttatttttaaatagaaataaatataaaaaaatatagctaATTAAAAATcagtaaaaaaatgaaaatagtgTAAATTCGCAAGAGAATCcgaaaatgatgaaaataatatttcaattaacttTTGCATAATGAAacaagtttatttaatttatttttttaaaaaaactaatctCATGTGAGTTGTAATAATTAATTGGGAtgtgaaaatgataaataaaggTTGTTTCaggatttttaaataatagaaaacTATGTTACATTATattttgactattttaaaaaatatagctTTAATATGGATTAAGAAacgattatttaaaatatttatcctCCGAGGGGAAGTTGCTGAAAAATCCCcaattaaaacatttctttgggttcactttctacccacaaaattgtggtactatgtcaaacaaattgtggtacaattcatgtggaaatgtggtactaaaaaagtacccagggactgaacacaaaaaaaaaacgacggctggagACTTAAAGCGAATTTCCGGCCCTATAAACCCATTTTTATGAGGAAATTAGTGCCAATTACACAAATatggttttattttttcatttaccAAAATATTAACATTGCCAATTGAACAATCGTtagaataaataattttcatgttaGGGTCTTTCCAAAAGAGAAGAACCCTCCAAAGAGTAGTGTAATGTAAGCTGTTTGAATTACAAGGTATTCTTTAGTAAAAGGATAAAAGTAGCTTCGAAGCTTCAGTGCTAGATTTATACGATGGAGTCACCAGCTTCGTATATAATCTTCCGATGTGGGATCGTATTTCCGTCTGTAAAATTCCCAACCCTTCGGCTCGATGAAGAAAATAGGTCGTAGTTACTAGTTGGCCCATAAATTCACAATTAATGAACCGTGTGCCCACAATCAAAATCCATTAAATACGGAAGAATGTTGATAGAACACATAAAATTGAAAGAACTTTTAGTGTAGCAGTTTTGACAACTAATTTTTTAAGACTAAAATTGGCAGGGGCCGCGCGAACGCTGGCCCCCTCTATCACAAATTACGACGTAGGTTCGACCACTTGGATCGACCTTAGGCAAATGCCCCTTCCAAGTGCAATGAAGGTCACCGTCCTAGGCCATGGGCCTTCTTGATCGCCCATTGACCCCGTCCAGGTAAGTATGGATCTTCTTAACTTTCCTTCAATTTATATTACCATCAGTAATGTTTTCATCTGATTCCTCATTCGATGTGGGATTTTATGAAACACACCAACTATTCTCCTTCCACCTCTACTTGCCAGAATAGAACTAATTGGTTCATAAAAGATCCCGTCATGGACTGACTATTCGGCTTCAATAACAGATAAACAGAGTCGGCCCGAAGCCTTGGAAGACTTATTTTTATGGATTTCAAGAATGAATGATTTTGAACAAATCGATAAAACAGGAGAAAACGAAGTATTATATATTCTAATTAAGTTCTTGATTTGTATCATATCTAATTGTTATCCACCTGTGATTTAAGCATTTTGGCATACAGACACTTTTTGACACTTACATATAAGCTATTTACTGAGATCCAACAAGAGTTTTAAGGAGATTTACTACATAACAAATGGGATCTAAAGAACACACATTTTGCGTACGATGATTAAAGTACCTAGCTAATTTCCACTTGTTCTTAGGTTCTTTGTACGAGAGTCAGAACAGATTACATGAAAGACATTAGAAGATCAGGGATGTAAATGAAATTAATAGAtctgctttttttaaaaaaacatcaaCTAAGCTCTGAGAAAGTAAACACTAAGTTCAGGAGCAGTCTTGTTATCAGGATTGATCATGTAGAATGCCTCAGAATTTGCAGTTCCCACAACTCTTTCGAATTTAACCCTCATATATATCActgcatcttcttcttctttttcttttcctaAAACACCGGCTCCCATAGATATTGGCTCCACGGTCTTCAATATCTTCCACTCCTTCTCCCCACATTCCACCCTCGTCGCGAACCCGAGCTTGTTCCCATTACAATAAGTCCTCCACGCGGGCTCGTCTAAGAGACTAGCCTGACTCGTCCGACCTCTGTTGTCACACTCGAAGGCAATACGAACTAGTCCCGGACCCATCTCTCGGACCAACCCTATCAAAAAAATCCAGGAATATGTTCTTAGTAACGTATATAAGATCCGAACATATAGATCGCCAGATTTTGAACAACACTTAAGTGGATGAGCACGAGCTTTACTTGCTGAATTACAGCGAAGTATTGATAAGGCAAACTAACAATTACATGTATGCATGGACATACATAGGTACATTCACgatgcatgatatattatattgtttGTTCTTGCCTGTTATTGGTGTTGCGAGTTCAACCAACAAACTCGGGGCTGATTTCGCATCCTTCTGGAAAGCCAGATGCGCATTTCCACGCTTGTTTCCAAAAAGGGTTCCCAGAACTAGTCGTCGCGATGCTCGAATTCTTATGAAGGAATTTAGCACGGCTTGCAGCCTGGAAACAGCGAATGAAGTTTGCAGTTTCTTTCTCCTTGGACGACAAGATTTTCCTGCTTCCACCTCTGTGAAATCGTTCTGATCATGTTTCTTGGACGAAGATTTCAATATCTTCTGTGGTTCTTGGAGGAAAAAGCTGTACACATTGCTTTTATCACTTTTCTCTTCAATATTGCTGATCTTTGTTGTCCACTGGAAATGCTTCTTGGTGGATATTTTCTCGTTATTCATTATGACTCGTGGAGATTAATGATCAGGATGCCAAGtcctatacatatatatacttattattattattaaaatcttTACAATAATTAGCATTTATTTTCACTTATGGAAACAGAAGAAATATGTTACAAaacattaacaaaaaaaatctttaaaaaatatgtcTGAAATGCACCTTAGATTGGTAAGGCCAAGCAGAGACTAAATCTGATTTGTCCCTTTTGTTTTCTGACTATTTTATTTTCTCTGTCTTTTcacatttaataattaattaactattaaaAGAGTAAATAAAGCTAAAAAGAGAGATGCCCCCACTATCTCGGGATTGGGAAAATAAGATCATAATTCACTTCTGTAAGATATGTCTTTTGACCAgtcacataatttttattttattttaaaaaagaaaagagaatctaaaattttaaaaaagaaaagagaatcTAAGGAGACAAAGGATGTGTTATGTCACTTTCGTGGAGCCAAAGTGAGATAAAGTAAACTCTTGGCTCATTAAGTGAGTGGTAAGGGCAAACCTtggttttattttcaatatttaccaATTTGATTATATTGTACTTTATGAACAGGAAATTTTGTTCTTAGATTAAtaatgattatgataataattgtGTGTAATTGTATCTAGATTTAGGGGTATGGGAATAATTTTTCCGCCTAAAAATTAAGAGAGAACGAATTTAAACTCTACAAAAGATTGAGTGTGCAGGCATTGATCGAACTACATTTGTTTCGTGCAAATAGaaataaaaagagaaaatatgtttttgaaaataaaagcaTTTAGTCCCAACAAATAATTCCcttatcatatttatatatttaaaccaACACAAAATTTTTGTTAAACAGTCTCACTTGTTTATC
This window of the Primulina huaijiensis isolate GDHJ02 chromosome 3, ASM1229523v2, whole genome shotgun sequence genome carries:
- the LOC140972873 gene encoding kinesin-like protein KIN-8A isoform X1 encodes the protein MPVSTRSQNSSSQSQNDGNQGRGSRAPKKDPKEYTHKIGVNPHHGLKEKMKALTFLYEQQKRGLKEPRFLTHPSVDLVGSSKRDEKENKILKNVMREYAFSAHLPYKLPPRPVIDDFKETKRSSTVVRKLSMGPNVELREAKKENSQEMGNLAEKMKGGVSRILVFVRLRPMAKKEKESGSKCCVRIVNKRDVYLTKFSNEKDYLRLKRVRGRHFTFDASFPESTNQQEVYCTTTEELVEAVLQGRNGSVFCYGATGAGKTYTMLGTVENPGVMVLAIKDLFNKIRQRSFDGHHEVNLSYLEVYNETVRDLLSPGRPLVLREDKQGILAAGLTRYRAISTDEVMALLQQGNLNRTTEPTHANETSSRSHAILQVSVEYRTKDALKNVVNRIGKLSLIDLAGSERAIATDQRTLRSLEGANINKSLLALSSCINALVEGKKHIPYRNSKLTQLLKDSLGGACNTVMIANIGPSSFSFGETQNTLHWADRAKEIRLKASEVNEEMQIPDSETDQAKLLLELQKENRELRLELARQQQKLLTIQAQNLALNSSPTPSTVSSLLSPAPSSCQPNEKRKPRSFFLERNCFTPESKKKIGTESVRDLSKTVKALEAEIERLKKDHTLLIKQKDGYINELSRKVEALSRVGGGEGVAGVITRSRLKAKEPTKGDSKCPSHRFLSPAPTAKKRTFWDITAANSPSVATLTGRKTRSHFLAGAEAPSMLLQVLHDQEFHISSHCFLFFHLQILNSF
- the LOC140972873 gene encoding kinesin-like protein KIN-8A isoform X2, with translation MPVSTRSQNSSSQSQNDGNQGRGSRAPKKDPKEYTHKIGVNPHHGLKEKMKALTFLYEQQKRGLKEPRFLTHPSVDLVGSSKRDEKENKILKNVMREYAFSAHLPYKLPPRPVIDDFKETKRSSTVVRKLSMGPNVELREAKKENSQEMGNLAEKMKGGVSRILVFVRLRPMAKKEKESGSKCCVRIVNKRDVYLTKFSNEKDYLRLKRVRGRHFTFDASFPESTNQQEVYCTTTEELVEAVLQGRNGSVFCYGATGAGKTYTMLGTVENPGVMVLAIKDLFNKIRQRSFDGHHEVNLSYLEVYNETVRDLLSPGRPLVLREDKQGILAAGLTRYRAISTDEVMALLQQGNLNRTTEPTHANETSSRSHAILQVSVEYRTKDALKNVVNRIGKLSLIDLAGSERAIATDQRTLRSLEGANINKSLLALSSCINALVEGKKHIPYRNSKLTQLLKDSLGGACNTVMIANIGPSSFSFGETQNTLHWADRAKEIRLKASEVNEEMQIPDSETDQAKLLLELQKENRELRLELARQQQKLLTIQAQNLALNSSPTPSTVSSLLSPAPSSCQPNEKRKPRSFFLERNCFTPESKKKIGTESVRDLSKTVKALEAEIERLKKDHTLLIKQKDGYINELSRKVEALSRVGGGEGVAGVITRSRLKAKEPTKGDSKCPSHRFLSPAPTAKKRTFWDITAANSPSVATLTGRKTRSHFLAGAEAPSMLLQPGFSRQITEILQS
- the LOC140972036 gene encoding protein MIZU-KUSSEI 1-like; the protein is MNNEKISTKKHFQWTTKISNIEEKSDKSNVYSFFLQEPQKILKSSSKKHDQNDFTEVEAGKSCRPRRKKLQTSFAVSRLQAVLNSFIRIRASRRLVLGTLFGNKRGNAHLAFQKDAKSAPSLLVELATPITGLVREMGPGLVRIAFECDNRGRTSQASLLDEPAWRTYCNGNKLGFATRVECGEKEWKILKTVEPISMGAGVLGKEKEEEDAVIYMRVKFERVVGTANSEAFYMINPDNKTAPELSVYFLRA